CAGGGGTGGGCAGATAGTGGAGGGCCTCCAGGTCTTTTGAAAGCTCTTCGTATTCCTTCCTGCTCCTCGCCCCTCCCAGGAGTTCCACGCTAATCATGCCACAAGTGGCGGCTCTATCCTGATCGAGTATCCGACTCACCAACTCTTTTGTCTTCTCGTCTGCCCTTCGACGGAGAGCCAATATCCAGACCGAGGTGTCAATAAGTACCAGACCATCAGTCATTCTGCCGCATCCTTTCCAACCTCTTGAGATCCAAATCCAGGTCGGTTTTCCCCAATCTGGATTTCAGCCTCTCGATCCTTTTGTGCCTCACCAATTCCTTTAGCGAGAGGTTGACAACCTCTTTCTTTGTCTTGGCCTTGGTCAGTTTCAACGCCTCCTTCAAGGTT
This DNA window, taken from candidate division TA06 bacterium, encodes the following:
- a CDS encoding type II toxin-antitoxin system VapB family antitoxin — translated: MRTLIDIDEKTLKEALKLTKAKTKKEVVNLSLKELVRHKRIERLKSRLGKTDLDLDLKRLERMRQND
- a CDS encoding PIN domain nuclease, encoding MTDGLVLIDTSVWILALRRRADEKTKELVSRILDQDRAATCGMISVELLGGARSRKEYEELSKDLEALHYLPTPEPTWRKVSLLGLGLRAKGVSAPYTDLLIAQIAMDNGCTLLHSDSHFNLIAPHVNLRVQNAPK